One segment of Cydia amplana chromosome 16, ilCydAmpl1.1, whole genome shotgun sequence DNA contains the following:
- the LOC134655471 gene encoding nose resistant to fluoxetine protein 6-like: MSHFRPGGVRAGASGAYFSITDEMTGDHEMVQEDIVLKNISDTLDSVPPLFDLEDWARCRRPGDVYCVLEAALVSGNETTLQLLKDYSSQSLRHFNRTLVHRGVCATRCEAEGQAETRARSCVNEGLRPYGVQELILFATPLHVCATRIDVYLRTGLMGMNILSIFVQAQFDNTRSLCVSAKHSTGDDARALAVVLLALVVLAALATATHIITDRFDVKCPRFVVAFSLRRNWHILTYDRTKPRSDQRMKGVACMEGIRVMGMQCVIFAHVLLLTGTSFIDNPQFLEHIYETFAGQAVMNSPVWLQAFFCLSGFLLSYSTLIGVESSPFTPLKALVAVVNRWIRLTPVAGIMLWFTISWLPQLGSGPLWSWYVDSEAEACSERWWYHILYIHNHLPLNKLCMGHTWYLAVDMQLHILGMLLLLVLVRYRSVALPILGILLACSAGAAGFVVYWYQLTPIITAQSPEDLRTLFSKSLILPKLYLPMWMNLAGYACGMAAAFVLYEIQRKGIKLRDSKLFNLIFHLSLPVGTVVVWLGVSFLREETPPRWAAIAYSALDRPLVAICFAIFMLGCVTKCKSALRSMFAWKGFHTLGRLSYCVFLTHFVILRVLVTSNPQLGHPTTLSLISLLITASVLSHLAAVPLCLLAELPAIELFKAFTEKERVPAPVDLGLVVTKRAEIA, translated from the exons GAGGATATAGTATTGAAAAATATTTCAGACACGCTGGACTCCGTGCCGCCTCTATTTGACTTGGAGGACTGGGCGCGTTGTCGGCGTCCTGGTGATGTGTACTGCGTATTGGAGGCTGCCCTAGTCTCCGGGAATGAGACGACGCTGCAACTGCTAAAG GATTACTCCTCACAATCGCTACGCCACTTCAACCGCACGCTAGTCCATCGCGGCGTGTGCGCTACGCGCTGCGAGGCCGAGGGGCAGGCGGAGACCCGCGCGCGGAGCTGCGTCAATGAGGGCCTGCGGCCTTACGGTGTACAG GAATTGATATTATTTGCTACGCCACTTCACGTGTGCGCCACgcgcattgacgtatatctcaggactggccttatggGCA TGAACATTTTGTCCATATTTGTCCAGGCACAGTTCGACAACACCCGCTCCCTATGTGTGTCAGCAAAACACTCAACTGGTGACGATGCGCGGGCGCTGGCGGTAGTGCTACTTGCGCTGGTGGTGTTGGCTGCTCTGGCTACTGCGACGCATATTATCACTGACCGGTTTGATGTCAAAT GCCCCAGATTCGTGGTCGCGTTTTCTCTGCGACGCAACTGGCATATCCTGACGTACGACCGCACGAAACCGCGCAGCGACCAGCGGATGAAAGGCGTGGCTTGCATGGAGGGTATCAG AGTGATGGGCATGCAATGTGTCATCTTCGCGCACGTATTGCTGCTGACAGGCACCTCATTTATCGACAACCCGCAATTTCTCGAACAT ATTTACGAGACATTCGCCGGACAAGCAGTAATGAACTCCCCAGTGTGGCTGCAAGCGTTCTTCTGTCTCTCCGGATTCCTGCTGTCCTACTCTACCCTCATTGGCGTCGAGAGCAGCCCCTTCACTCCGCTGAAGGCCCTAGTTGCTGTTGTTAACAGATGGATAAG ACTAACGCCAGTCGCAGGCATCATGCTCTGGTTCACCATCAGCTGGCTCCCACAGTTAGGCTCCGGGCCTCTGTGGTCCTGGTACGTGGACAGCGAAGCTGAGGCCTGCAGCGAGCGCTGGTGGTACCACATACTGTATATCCACAACCATCTGCCATTGAACAAACTCTGCATGGGACACACTTG GTACCTAGCAGTAGACATGCAGCTCCATATCCTCGGCATGCTGTTACTGCTGGTGTTGGTGCGCTACCGGAGCGTGGCGCTGCCGATCCTGGGGATATTGCTGGCGTGCTCGGCCGGCGCGGCTGGCTTCGTGGTCTACTGGTATCAGCTGACGCCGATCATCACTGCGCAAAGTCCTGA AGACCTCCGTACTCTCTTCTCCAAATCCTTGATTCTGCCGAAGCTGTACCTGCCGATGTGGATGAACCTGGCGGGCTACGCGTGCGGAATGGCGGCGGCGTTCGTGCTGTATGAGATCCAGAGGAAAGGCATCAAGCTTAGAGACAGCAAG CTCTTCAACCTAATCTTCCACCTGTCCCTACCCGTGGGCACAGTGGTCGTGTGGCTGGGTGTGTCGTTCCTCCGAGAAGAGACCCCACCACGGTGGGCCGCTATCGCCTACAGCGCGCTCGACCGTCCGCTCGTCGCCATCTGCTTCGCTATCTTCATGCTTGGCTgtgtcactaaatgcaaat CGGCTCTACGCTCCATGTTTGCGTGGAAAGGCTTCCATACACTCGGGAGACTGTCCTACTGCGTGTTCCTCACGCACTTTGTCATCCTACGAGTCCTGGTCACCAGTAACCCGCAGCTTGGTCACCCTACTACACTATCTTTG ATATCGCTGCTAATAACTGCATCTGTGTTGTCGCACCTGGCAGCTGTTCCTCTGTGTCTGCTGGCTGAGTTGCCGGCTATAGAGCTGTTTAAGGCTTTCACGGAGAAGGAGCGGGTACCAGCGCCGGTGGACTTGGGCCTTGTGGTCACCAAACGGGCTGAGATTGCTTGA